A single window of Bordetella genomosp. 11 DNA harbors:
- the uvrC gene encoding excinuclease ABC subunit UvrC translates to MPEAFNLKSFLADLPHLPGVYRHIDANGEVMYVGKARDLKKRVSSYFQKTLTSPRIAQMVTKVAQVEVTVTRSEAEALILENNLIKSLRPRYNILFRDDKSYPYLLITAHEWPRIAYYRGSTNKPGQFFGPFPNAWAVRETIQILQKVFRLRTCEDTVFANRSRPCLLHQIGRCSAPCVGAVQADDYANDVARAGRFLNGQAKEVMQDIEARMLRASEALEFEAAAALRDQMGSLARVLHQQTMEDIGSEDCDIVAVAVAGGRVCVNLAMVRGGRHLGDKPFFPTHAEGESAPDVLEAFVGQHYTENPIPPILVCSHALPDDELIALLAEQAGKRSRVLTRPQGVRRSWLEQAVRNAEMALARALTESGARAARTLALAEALELETDEAALDSLRIECFDISHTAGEATQASCVVFEHHEMQPSLYRRYNIAGITPGDDYAAMRQVLTRRFAKVADGEAPLPGLVLIDGGKGQVEIARQVFVELGLDVHVLVGVAKGEGRKVGLETLVFADERTPVALGPESAALMLIAQIRDEAHRFAITGMRARRAKARNVSRLEEIEGVGARRRQRLLARFGGFSGVSRASIEDLASVDGISQELAERIYDALH, encoded by the coding sequence ATGCCCGAAGCCTTCAATCTCAAATCGTTTCTGGCTGACCTGCCGCATCTGCCGGGGGTCTACCGGCATATCGATGCGAATGGCGAGGTCATGTACGTCGGCAAGGCGCGCGACCTGAAAAAGCGCGTGTCTTCGTATTTCCAGAAGACGCTGACCAGCCCGCGTATCGCGCAGATGGTGACCAAGGTCGCGCAGGTCGAGGTGACGGTCACGCGTTCCGAGGCCGAGGCCCTGATCCTGGAAAACAACCTGATCAAGAGCCTGCGGCCGCGCTACAACATCCTGTTCCGGGATGACAAGTCGTATCCCTACCTGCTGATCACGGCGCACGAATGGCCGCGCATCGCGTACTACAGGGGGTCGACCAACAAGCCGGGCCAGTTCTTCGGCCCGTTTCCCAATGCGTGGGCGGTGCGCGAAACCATCCAGATCCTGCAAAAGGTCTTCCGCCTGCGGACCTGCGAGGATACCGTCTTCGCCAACCGCTCGCGTCCCTGCCTGCTGCACCAGATCGGCCGCTGTTCCGCCCCTTGCGTGGGGGCGGTGCAGGCCGACGACTACGCCAACGACGTTGCGCGCGCCGGTCGCTTCCTGAACGGCCAGGCCAAGGAAGTCATGCAGGATATCGAGGCGCGGATGCTGCGCGCCTCCGAGGCCCTGGAATTCGAGGCCGCGGCCGCGTTGCGCGACCAGATGGGTTCGCTGGCGCGCGTGCTGCACCAGCAAACCATGGAGGACATCGGCAGCGAGGACTGCGATATCGTCGCGGTGGCGGTGGCCGGCGGCCGTGTCTGCGTCAATCTGGCCATGGTGCGCGGAGGCCGCCACCTGGGCGACAAGCCCTTTTTCCCCACGCACGCGGAAGGCGAGTCCGCGCCGGACGTGCTGGAAGCCTTCGTCGGCCAGCACTACACCGAAAACCCCATACCGCCCATCCTGGTCTGTTCGCATGCCTTGCCGGACGACGAGCTGATCGCCTTGCTGGCGGAGCAGGCGGGCAAGCGCAGCCGGGTACTGACGCGGCCGCAGGGGGTACGGCGTTCCTGGCTGGAGCAGGCCGTGCGCAACGCCGAAATGGCGCTGGCGCGGGCGCTGACCGAATCCGGCGCGCGCGCCGCCCGTACCCTGGCCCTGGCGGAAGCGCTGGAGCTGGAGACCGACGAAGCCGCCCTGGACAGCCTGCGCATCGAATGCTTCGACATCAGCCATACGGCGGGCGAAGCCACGCAGGCGTCCTGCGTGGTGTTCGAGCACCACGAAATGCAGCCCTCGCTGTACCGGCGCTACAACATCGCCGGCATCACGCCGGGCGACGACTACGCGGCCATGCGGCAGGTGCTGACGCGCCGCTTCGCCAAGGTGGCCGATGGCGAGGCGCCGCTGCCCGGGCTGGTGCTGATCGACGGCGGCAAGGGCCAGGTGGAGATCGCCCGGCAGGTATTCGTCGAGCTGGGTCTGGATGTGCATGTCCTGGTGGGCGTGGCCAAGGGCGAGGGCCGCAAGGTCGGCCTGGAAACCCTGGTGTTTGCCGATGAGCGCACGCCCGTCGCTCTGGGGCCGGAGTCGGCCGCCTTGATGCTGATCGCCCAGATCCGCGACGAGGCGCACCGCTTCGCGATCACCGGCATGCGTGCCCGGCGGGCCAAGGCCCGCAACGTCTCGCGCCTGGAGGAAATCGAAGGCGTCGGCGCCCGGCGCCGCCAACGCCTGCTGGCGAGGTTCGGCGGGTTTTCGGGGGTATCGCGGGCCAGTATCGAGGATCTGGCGTCGGTGGACGGCATCTCGCAGGAACTGGCGGAACGCATCTACGACGCCTTGCACTGA
- the pgsA gene encoding CDP-diacylglycerol--glycerol-3-phosphate 3-phosphatidyltransferase has translation MPINVPIILTWLRIAMIPLVVGLFYLPSSWLAEPNRDMLAASAFVIAALTDWFDGWLARKWNQTSAFGAFLDPVADKLMVSAALIVLLDLGRVDAFISLIIIGREITISALREWMAKIGASASVAVHRLGKFKTAAQMVAIPCLLYYQPVHGISTRVLGNILIFVAAILTVWSMLYYLQRAWPAIREKSL, from the coding sequence ATGCCTATCAACGTTCCCATCATTCTGACGTGGCTGCGTATCGCCATGATCCCGCTGGTCGTCGGGCTTTTCTATCTGCCATCCAGCTGGCTGGCAGAGCCCAACCGGGATATGTTGGCCGCCTCGGCCTTCGTCATCGCCGCGCTGACGGACTGGTTCGACGGCTGGCTGGCCCGCAAATGGAACCAGACATCGGCCTTCGGCGCCTTCCTGGACCCGGTGGCGGACAAGCTGATGGTCAGCGCCGCGCTGATCGTGCTGCTGGACCTGGGGCGGGTCGACGCCTTCATATCGCTGATCATCATCGGCCGCGAAATCACGATTTCCGCGCTGCGCGAGTGGATGGCGAAAATCGGCGCCAGCGCCAGCGTCGCGGTGCACCGCCTCGGCAAATTCAAGACCGCGGCGCAAATGGTGGCCATTCCCTGCCTGCTGTACTACCAGCCCGTCCATGGCATCAGCACGCGGGTATTGGGCAATATCCTGATCTTCGTCGCCGCTATCCTCACGGTATGGTCGATGCTGTACTACCTGCAGCGGGCGTGGCCCGCCATCCGCGAAAAAAGCCTATGA
- a CDS encoding mandelate racemase/muconate lactonizing enzyme family protein: protein MTIRSVSAIPLSMPFEIGGPKPMLAGKPREMEMLLIRVETDQGLVGWGEAFGFAVWPATKAAIEALVSPMAVGRDESDIPGIMNDLTRKFHLLGRSGPVMYALSGLDIALWDLAGKAAGKPVADLLGGRRRDSVPAYASLMRYTDPDVVARNAARAAAEGYATIKLHEIGVEQVRRAREAIGPGVRLTVDTNCPWTADEAISMARQMRDLDLHWLEEPVFPPEDHASLARVRREAPVPTAAGENAAGYLEFKAMFEAGAVDYAQPSATKVGGISELMRIARLAREHGVALAPHSPYVGPGLLATIHVLAALEEEIELEYCYCTIDDNPLGDAVLASRARVAVPSGPGLGRDPDMSVVERCAVR, encoded by the coding sequence ATGACCATCCGTTCCGTTTCCGCGATTCCGCTGTCCATGCCGTTTGAAATCGGCGGCCCCAAGCCGATGCTGGCGGGCAAACCGCGGGAAATGGAGATGCTGCTTATCCGTGTCGAGACGGATCAAGGGCTGGTGGGGTGGGGCGAGGCCTTCGGTTTTGCCGTGTGGCCGGCCACCAAGGCCGCCATCGAAGCGCTGGTGTCGCCCATGGCCGTGGGCCGGGACGAGAGCGATATCCCCGGCATCATGAACGATCTGACGCGCAAATTCCATTTGCTGGGCCGTTCCGGTCCGGTCATGTATGCGCTGTCGGGGCTGGATATCGCCCTTTGGGACCTGGCGGGCAAGGCGGCCGGCAAGCCGGTGGCGGACTTGCTGGGCGGACGGCGGCGCGACAGCGTGCCTGCCTATGCCAGCCTGATGCGCTATACCGATCCCGATGTCGTGGCGCGCAATGCCGCGCGCGCGGCGGCGGAAGGCTACGCCACGATCAAGCTGCATGAGATCGGCGTGGAGCAGGTCCGGCGCGCCCGGGAGGCGATAGGCCCCGGCGTCAGGCTCACGGTCGACACCAATTGCCCCTGGACGGCGGACGAGGCGATTTCCATGGCTCGCCAGATGCGCGACCTGGATTTGCACTGGCTGGAAGAGCCGGTGTTCCCGCCGGAGGACCATGCCAGCCTGGCGCGCGTGCGCCGCGAGGCCCCGGTGCCGACCGCGGCCGGCGAAAACGCCGCCGGCTACCTGGAATTCAAGGCCATGTTCGAAGCGGGCGCCGTCGACTATGCCCAGCCCAGCGCCACCAAGGTGGGCGGCATTTCCGAGCTGATGCGCATCGCCCGGCTGGCACGCGAGCATGGCGTTGCCCTGGCGCCGCATTCCCCCTATGTGGGGCCGGGCCTGCTGGCGACCATACACGTGCTGGCGGCGCTGGAAGAAGAGATCGAACTGGAATATTGCTACTGCACGATAGACGACAACCCGCTGGGCGATGCGGTGCTGGCGTCGCGCGCGCGCGTGGCCGTGCCGTCGGGCCCCGGCCTGGGGCGCGATCCGGACATGAGCGTGGTGGAGAGGTGCGCGGTACGCTGA
- a CDS encoding Bug family tripartite tricarboxylate transporter substrate binding protein yields MASIKWARLCAPAVLSILFMAFAPAGTALAQGSYVRLVVAFPAGGPSDLMARVISEQLGKELKQNVVVENRPGGNGAVAAQYVLHEPADGKTLWITTAGAITINPSLYPKLAYKVQDFAPVSLVVNTPEMLVVNPKNPARDAKEFVANARKGGQVNFASSGIGSMPHMAIALLTEKTKVAFLHVPEKGAAPAISDLMGGHVDAFVGDVPGIQALVKSGGLKGLAIAAPKRSALFPDIPTFEEQGIPGMDLLNNWSGIYVSAKTPPATVEQVNQAIRRTLADPTVSGKLRELGVEPQATSPAELASLANRDSAVWARIIKSNNIQPE; encoded by the coding sequence ATGGCATCGATCAAGTGGGCCAGGCTTTGCGCGCCGGCCGTTTTGTCCATTCTATTCATGGCCTTCGCGCCGGCGGGCACGGCGCTCGCGCAGGGCAGCTATGTGCGCCTGGTGGTGGCCTTCCCCGCCGGCGGGCCTTCCGACCTGATGGCGCGCGTGATCAGCGAGCAACTGGGCAAGGAACTGAAGCAAAACGTGGTGGTCGAGAATCGTCCCGGCGGCAACGGCGCCGTTGCCGCGCAATATGTGCTGCACGAGCCGGCCGACGGCAAGACGCTGTGGATCACCACGGCGGGCGCGATCACCATCAATCCCTCGCTATATCCCAAGCTCGCCTACAAGGTGCAGGATTTCGCGCCGGTATCGCTGGTCGTGAATACCCCTGAAATGCTGGTGGTCAACCCCAAGAACCCGGCGCGGGACGCGAAGGAGTTCGTCGCCAACGCGCGCAAGGGCGGCCAGGTCAATTTCGCGTCGTCGGGCATCGGCAGCATGCCGCACATGGCCATCGCCCTGTTGACGGAAAAAACCAAGGTTGCCTTCCTGCACGTGCCTGAGAAGGGCGCCGCGCCCGCGATTTCGGACCTGATGGGTGGCCATGTGGACGCTTTCGTCGGCGATGTCCCCGGCATCCAGGCGCTGGTCAAATCGGGCGGGTTGAAGGGGCTGGCCATCGCCGCGCCGAAACGCAGCGCGCTGTTTCCGGATATCCCGACCTTCGAGGAACAGGGCATCCCGGGCATGGACCTGTTGAACAACTGGAGCGGCATCTACGTATCCGCCAAGACGCCGCCCGCGACCGTCGAACAGGTCAACCAGGCCATACGCCGCACGCTGGCGGATCCCACCGTGTCGGGCAAGCTGCGCGAACTCGGCGTGGAGCCGCAGGCCACCAGTCCCGCGGAACTCGCATCGCTGGCCAATCGCGATAGCGCCGTATGGGCGCGCATCATCAAGTCGAACAACATCCAGCCTGAATAA
- the queF gene encoding NADPH-dependent 7-cyano-7-deazaguanine reductase QueF (Catalyzes the NADPH-dependent reduction of 7-cyano-7-deazaguanine (preQ0) to 7-aminomethyl-7-deazaguanine (preQ1) in queuosine biosynthesis): MTLEHAPLGHDIPYPSQYDAGLLFPIDRATNRATIGVGTTLPFHGADVWNAYELSWLNPRGKPQIAIGRFTVPADTPRIIESKSFKLYLNSLNQTRMADPAAYAACVERDLSAAAGGPVRVELIPPAGFRDERLADLTGESLDDIDIDVGAYTPAPGLLRCATDADAVEETLTSDLLKSNCPVTGQPDWGSVQIRYRGPRLDRAALLAYIVSFREHAEFHEHCVERIYTDLMATCRPSSLLVYARYTRRGGLDINPWRATPDWPAPAVQARTARQ, encoded by the coding sequence ATGACTCTCGAGCACGCCCCCCTGGGGCACGACATCCCCTATCCCAGCCAGTACGATGCGGGCCTGCTATTCCCGATCGACCGCGCCACCAACCGCGCGACAATAGGTGTCGGGACGACCTTGCCATTTCATGGCGCCGACGTATGGAACGCCTACGAACTATCCTGGCTGAATCCGCGCGGCAAGCCGCAGATCGCCATCGGCCGTTTCACGGTGCCCGCCGATACGCCTCGCATCATCGAATCGAAGTCGTTCAAGCTATACCTGAACTCTCTTAACCAGACGCGCATGGCGGATCCGGCCGCCTATGCCGCGTGCGTCGAACGCGACCTCAGCGCCGCGGCCGGCGGTCCCGTGCGGGTGGAACTGATACCGCCTGCCGGCTTCCGCGACGAACGCCTTGCCGACCTGACGGGCGAGTCGCTGGACGACATTGATATCGACGTCGGGGCCTACACGCCGGCACCGGGGCTGTTGCGCTGCGCGACGGACGCCGACGCGGTCGAGGAAACCCTGACCTCCGACCTGTTGAAATCCAACTGCCCGGTCACGGGCCAGCCGGATTGGGGAAGTGTGCAGATACGCTATCGCGGCCCCAGGCTGGACCGCGCCGCGCTGCTGGCGTACATCGTTTCGTTCCGGGAACATGCCGAATTCCACGAGCACTGCGTGGAACGGATCTATACGGACCTGATGGCGACCTGCCGCCCATCGAGCCTGCTGGTGTATGCACGCTACACACGGCGCGGCGGCCTGGATATCAACCCGTGGCGCGCGACGCCCGATTGGCCGGCGCCCGCCGTCCAGGCACGCACCGCCCGCCAATAG
- a CDS encoding ABC transporter ATP-binding protein, with the protein MDPIISVRGLSKTYKSGFQALKNVDLDIQRGEIFALLGPNGAGKTTLISIICGIVNPTQGTVLADGHDIIRDFRAARASIGLVPQELNTDAFESVWSTVSFSRGLFGKPADPAHIERVLRDLSLWEKKDTRIMALSGGMKRRVMIAKALSHEPRILFLDEPTAGVDVELRRGMWEMVRRLREQGVTIILTTHYIEEAQEMADRVGVIRQGEIILVEEKNALMKKLGKRQLTLTLKAPLAALPDTLGAYQLDVAAEGHELVYTYDNQAGTADIAALLRKLDEAGIEFTDLRTSESSLEEIFVSLVQG; encoded by the coding sequence GTGGATCCGATCATTTCCGTCAGGGGCCTGTCCAAGACATACAAGTCTGGATTCCAGGCATTGAAGAACGTCGATCTCGATATCCAACGTGGCGAAATCTTCGCACTGCTGGGGCCGAACGGCGCGGGCAAGACAACGCTGATCAGCATCATCTGCGGCATCGTCAATCCTACCCAGGGCACCGTCCTGGCGGACGGGCACGACATCATCCGGGATTTTCGCGCGGCGCGAGCCAGTATCGGCCTGGTACCGCAAGAGTTGAACACCGACGCCTTCGAAAGCGTATGGAGCACGGTCAGCTTCAGTCGCGGCCTGTTCGGCAAGCCCGCGGACCCGGCGCATATCGAGCGCGTCCTGCGCGACCTGTCGCTGTGGGAAAAGAAGGACACGCGCATCATGGCGTTATCCGGCGGCATGAAGCGCCGGGTCATGATCGCCAAGGCGTTGTCGCACGAACCGCGCATCCTGTTCCTCGACGAACCCACCGCGGGCGTCGACGTCGAGCTGCGCCGCGGGATGTGGGAAATGGTGCGGCGTTTGCGCGAGCAAGGGGTCACCATCATCCTGACCACGCATTACATCGAGGAAGCCCAGGAGATGGCGGACCGCGTGGGCGTGATCCGCCAGGGCGAGATCATCCTTGTCGAGGAAAAGAACGCCCTGATGAAAAAACTGGGCAAGCGCCAGTTGACGCTGACTTTGAAAGCGCCGCTGGCCGCCTTGCCGGACACGCTTGGCGCGTACCAGCTGGACGTAGCCGCGGAGGGGCACGAATTGGTCTACACCTACGATAACCAGGCCGGAACGGCCGATATCGCGGCGCTGCTGCGCAAGCTCGACGAGGCCGGTATCGAATTTACCGACCTGCGCACCTCCGAGAGCTCGCTGGAGGAAATCTTCGTCAGCCTCGTCCAGGGATGA
- a CDS encoding ABC transporter permease, producing MNIYAIRAIYMFEMHRMWRTLMQSVASPVISTSLYFVVFGSAIGSHMVNIDGVSYGAFIVPGMIMLALLTQSISNASFGIYMPRFTGTIYEIHSAPISYVEIVIGYVGAAASKSIILGVIMLVTARIFVPFGVAHPLWMIGFLILTSITFSLFGFIIGIWADGFEKLQVIPLMVVTPLTFLGGSFYSINMLPDFWRAVTLFNPVVYLVSGFRWSFFGVADVHVGVSLGMTMVFLVACMVGVRWIFKTGYRLKT from the coding sequence ATGAATATCTATGCCATCCGCGCCATCTACATGTTCGAAATGCATCGCATGTGGCGCACGCTGATGCAAAGCGTGGCCTCGCCGGTGATCTCGACATCGCTGTACTTCGTGGTGTTCGGATCCGCCATCGGGTCGCACATGGTCAACATCGACGGCGTCAGCTATGGCGCCTTCATCGTGCCCGGCATGATCATGCTGGCGCTGTTGACGCAAAGCATCTCCAACGCGTCGTTCGGCATTTACATGCCGCGCTTTACCGGCACCATCTACGAAATCCACTCGGCGCCGATTTCCTATGTCGAAATCGTCATCGGCTACGTCGGCGCGGCCGCTTCCAAGTCCATTATCCTGGGCGTCATCATGCTGGTTACTGCGCGGATATTCGTGCCGTTCGGCGTCGCGCATCCGCTGTGGATGATCGGATTCCTGATATTGACGTCGATCACCTTCAGCCTGTTCGGCTTCATCATCGGCATTTGGGCGGACGGTTTCGAGAAATTGCAGGTGATCCCGCTGATGGTGGTGACGCCGCTGACCTTCCTGGGCGGCAGCTTCTATTCCATCAATATGCTGCCGGACTTCTGGCGCGCGGTGACGTTGTTCAATCCCGTCGTTTACCTGGTCAGCGGCTTCCGATGGAGTTTTTTCGGCGTGGCGGACGTCCACGTCGGCGTCAGCCTGGGCATGACGATGGTGTTCCTGGTGGCGTGCATGGTGGGCGTGCGCTGGATATTCAAGACCGGCTATCGCCTGAAAACGTGA
- the lon gene encoding endopeptidase La, translating into MILIPMRDTVLFPGVLSPVTVRRPGSVAAAQEAVKTELPVGFLLQRDASKTEVGPSDLYWVGTQGPIVRYITGQDDSHHIVVQGQSRFRVLEFLEGWPYMVARVAMVEPVETTDPQIEARFLQLKEQAVTAIGLLPHVPDELAGVVQGITSPATLADMVANLIDVKAEEKQDILETFDLGRRLDKVIELLSARVNVLKLSREIGEKTRAQFDERQREHVLREQLRQIQKELGEGDDTAAEVEELKNAIDNAGMPEDVLSHARKELKRLQRMSEGGGEYAMLRTYLEWLTELPWKQEAQPPIDIAEARRILDEDHFGLEKIKRRILEYLAVRKLNPQGKSPVLCFAGPPGVGKTSLGQSIARATGRVFQRVALGGVHDEAEIRGHRRTYLGALPGNIIQAMRRAGTNKVVMMLDEIDKLGAGGFHGDPGSALLEVLDPEQNHKFRDNYLGVDFDLSHVMFICTANVLDTIPGPLRDRMEIIQLPGYTEEEKIQIARRYLVRRQLEANGLRPEQAEITDAALKAIVEDYTREAGVRNLEREIGSVLRHAAMQIAEGRQESVRIDVGDLAEPLGPRRFENEVALRTSVPGVATGLAWTPVGGDILFIEASKVPGGGRLILTGQLGDVMKESAQAALTLAKTWSGDSLEKVDIHVHVPAGATPKDGPSAGVAMFVALASLLKGTPVRSDVAMTGEVSLRGLVLPIGGVKEKTLAALRAGITTVMLPRRNEKDLEDVPKEARDKLKFVLLDRVEDALDVALEKEAVPSV; encoded by the coding sequence ATGATCCTCATCCCCATGCGGGACACGGTCCTGTTCCCCGGCGTGTTGTCGCCGGTCACCGTGCGGCGCCCCGGATCGGTCGCCGCCGCGCAAGAGGCCGTCAAGACGGAGCTGCCGGTGGGATTCCTGCTGCAGCGCGACGCCAGCAAAACCGAAGTCGGGCCATCCGACCTCTATTGGGTCGGCACGCAGGGACCGATCGTCCGCTACATCACCGGGCAGGACGACTCTCACCACATCGTGGTGCAGGGCCAGTCGCGCTTCCGTGTCCTCGAATTCCTGGAGGGCTGGCCCTATATGGTGGCCCGCGTGGCCATGGTCGAACCGGTGGAAACCACGGACCCGCAGATCGAGGCCCGTTTCCTCCAACTGAAGGAACAGGCCGTGACGGCGATCGGCCTGCTGCCGCATGTGCCGGACGAGCTGGCCGGCGTGGTGCAGGGCATTACCTCGCCCGCCACCCTGGCCGACATGGTCGCCAACCTGATCGACGTCAAGGCGGAGGAAAAACAGGACATCCTGGAAACCTTCGACCTCGGACGCCGCCTGGATAAAGTCATCGAGCTGCTGTCCGCGCGCGTGAATGTGCTGAAGCTCAGCCGCGAGATCGGCGAAAAGACGCGCGCCCAATTCGACGAACGGCAGCGCGAGCACGTACTGCGCGAACAGCTGCGCCAGATCCAGAAGGAATTGGGCGAAGGCGACGATACGGCTGCCGAAGTCGAAGAGCTGAAGAACGCCATCGACAACGCCGGCATGCCGGAAGACGTGCTGTCGCACGCCCGCAAGGAACTCAAGCGCCTGCAGCGCATGAGCGAAGGCGGCGGCGAATACGCCATGCTGCGCACCTACCTGGAATGGCTGACCGAACTGCCATGGAAGCAGGAAGCGCAGCCGCCCATCGATATCGCGGAGGCGCGCCGCATCCTGGACGAGGATCACTTCGGGCTGGAGAAAATCAAGCGGCGCATCCTGGAATACCTGGCGGTGCGCAAACTGAATCCGCAGGGCAAGAGTCCCGTGCTGTGCTTCGCGGGGCCTCCGGGCGTGGGCAAAACCTCGCTCGGGCAGTCCATCGCCCGCGCGACGGGACGGGTGTTCCAGCGCGTGGCGCTGGGCGGCGTGCATGACGAGGCGGAGATCCGTGGCCACCGCCGCACCTACCTGGGCGCCCTGCCGGGCAATATCATCCAGGCGATGCGGCGCGCCGGCACGAATAAAGTCGTGATGATGCTGGACGAAATCGACAAGCTGGGCGCCGGCGGCTTCCATGGCGATCCGGGCAGCGCCTTGCTCGAAGTCCTGGATCCGGAGCAGAACCACAAGTTCCGCGACAACTACCTGGGCGTCGATTTCGACCTCTCGCATGTGATGTTCATCTGCACCGCCAACGTGCTGGACACCATTCCCGGGCCGCTGCGCGACCGCATGGAGATCATCCAGCTGCCGGGCTACACCGAGGAAGAAAAGATCCAGATCGCGCGGCGCTACCTGGTGCGCCGCCAGCTCGAGGCCAATGGCCTGCGGCCCGAACAGGCCGAAATCACCGATGCGGCGCTCAAGGCCATCGTGGAGGACTACACACGCGAAGCGGGCGTCCGTAATCTGGAGCGCGAAATCGGCTCCGTGCTGCGGCACGCCGCCATGCAGATCGCCGAAGGACGCCAGGAGTCGGTCCGCATCGATGTCGGCGACCTGGCCGAGCCCCTGGGTCCGCGTCGCTTCGAGAACGAAGTCGCATTACGGACCAGCGTGCCTGGCGTGGCGACCGGCCTGGCGTGGACGCCGGTGGGCGGGGACATCCTGTTCATCGAGGCCAGCAAGGTTCCGGGCGGCGGCAGGCTGATCCTGACGGGGCAGTTGGGCGACGTCATGAAGGAATCGGCGCAGGCGGCGCTGACGCTGGCCAAGACCTGGAGCGGCGACTCGCTCGAGAAGGTGGACATCCACGTGCACGTGCCGGCGGGCGCGACGCCCAAGGATGGCCCCAGCGCCGGGGTGGCGATGTTCGTGGCGCTGGCGTCGCTGCTCAAGGGCACGCCGGTGCGGTCGGACGTGGCCATGACGGGCGAGGTCAGCCTGCGCGGGCTGGTGCTGCCGATCGGTGGCGTCAAGGAAAAGACGCTGGCCGCCCTGCGCGCCGGCATCACCACCGTCATGCTGCCGCGACGCAACGAAAAGGACCTGGAGGACGTCCCCAAGGAAGCGCGCGACAAGCTGAAGTTCGTCCTGCTGGATCGTGTGGAAGACGCGCTGGACGTGGCGCTTGAAAAGGAGGCGGTCCCCTCGGTGTAA
- a CDS encoding Hsp20/alpha crystallin family protein, with amino-acid sequence MRSRDLTSWMWGDALSMLEQAERLQRQFFRACAADPQVWEPPIDVVETADAVIVHIALPGVPSSAVTVRFQADGVTVSGIRRLPASRAAHIHRVEIPYGRFERRIILPLAALEPSTPEMSDGCLVLTFRKRKETP; translated from the coding sequence ATGAGATCACGCGATTTGACGTCCTGGATGTGGGGTGACGCCCTCTCCATGCTGGAACAGGCCGAGCGCCTGCAGCGGCAATTCTTTCGTGCGTGCGCGGCGGATCCGCAAGTCTGGGAACCTCCCATCGATGTGGTCGAGACGGCCGATGCCGTCATCGTGCATATCGCATTGCCGGGAGTCCCCTCATCCGCGGTCACCGTGCGCTTTCAGGCCGACGGCGTGACGGTGTCCGGGATCCGGCGCTTGCCGGCATCGCGCGCCGCGCATATCCATCGGGTGGAAATTCCGTATGGACGATTCGAACGCCGGATCATCCTGCCCCTTGCCGCGCTCGAGCCCAGCACGCCCGAGATGTCGGATGGTTGCCTCGTATTGACGTTCAGGAAAAGAAAGGAAACGCCATGA
- a CDS encoding M23 family metallopeptidase — protein MRARRIACAAAFAVLLSACASTPVGPGYYRVKSGDTLTQIAREHRQSVADLMRWNSLESANRIDVGQVLRVVPPGSSAAAASSSKAATPSAGSGNGRTGGEKTPAAKPADTSPLRGIALVWPAPGTVAQRFNGSSSNGLRIVNTAGTPVIAAAAGSVAYASNGLRGYGNLVIIRHASGFLTIYAHNRTLLVKQGQRVAQGQKIAEMGNSDSKQVELYFELRQNGKPVDPARALPAR, from the coding sequence GTGCGTGCGCGGCGTATCGCCTGCGCCGCCGCCTTCGCCGTATTGCTCTCGGCATGCGCCTCCACCCCCGTGGGACCTGGCTACTATCGCGTCAAATCGGGCGATACCCTGACGCAGATCGCGCGCGAACATCGCCAAAGCGTCGCCGACCTGATGCGCTGGAATAGCCTGGAAAGCGCCAACCGCATCGATGTGGGCCAGGTACTGCGCGTGGTGCCGCCGGGTAGCAGTGCCGCGGCGGCATCGTCCTCCAAGGCCGCCACGCCATCCGCCGGCTCGGGCAATGGCAGGACCGGCGGCGAAAAAACCCCGGCCGCGAAGCCCGCCGACACGTCGCCGCTGCGCGGCATCGCCCTGGTGTGGCCCGCGCCCGGCACGGTGGCGCAGCGATTCAACGGGTCCTCCTCCAACGGCCTGCGCATCGTCAATACCGCCGGCACGCCGGTGATCGCCGCGGCGGCCGGCTCGGTCGCCTATGCCAGCAACGGCTTGCGCGGCTACGGCAATCTGGTCATCATCCGGCACGCCTCCGGTTTCCTTACCATCTACGCGCACAACCGGACGCTGCTGGTCAAGCAGGGGCAGCGGGTGGCGCAAGGCCAGAAAATCGCCGAGATGGGCAATAGCGACAGCAAACAGGTTGAGCTTTACTTCGAACTGCGCCAGAACGGCAAGCCTGTCGATCCGGCACGCGCGCTACCGGCGCGCTAA